The following coding sequences are from one Tachysurus vachellii isolate PV-2020 chromosome 7, HZAU_Pvac_v1, whole genome shotgun sequence window:
- the rcor2 gene encoding REST corepressor 2 isoform X1, which translates to MFERVYVWNYITDMEVSWGEARKRKAEVLVAMPSVMERSGSGVLSRSRAKTATNGNSQHTDEESSDEEHSHDSMIRVGADYQAPIPEYKPELEPDYSEKDQRSMLVWSPNSQVSDAMLDEYILMAKEKHGYNMEQSLGMLLWHKHDVEKSLADLANFTPFPDEWTVEDKVLFEQAFSFHGKSFHRIQQMLPDKMISSLVKYYYSWKKTRTRTSVMDRQARKLVSKREKDDSNDEVEEGDQGSDSDFEIDTKKELKLSSGAGGGSERSSGRSGPTRKESQGAQYRHHPLRARRRPPKGMHLDQEDIVSLSASTESGTISNRQLDTQLVSLKRQVQSIKQANSVQKRSLVDGIEAMRPAEPTLKINSRWTTEEQLLAVQAVRRYGKDFAAIADVIGNKTAGQVSSFFVSYRRRFNLEEVLREWQAEQEVLQESSESMKDLNGTVGVEEDETKRDSASPADSGSPIPSSEVASNSSQSSPPLTQPPPLLRPTPPSAPPSLLRQPPPLQTRPLQTRNPHNHPPPPLIRPAVASSHHQSGLRNSVSSSAASSVQLPPSLMGLKVESPHSH; encoded by the exons ATGTTTGAGAGGGTGTATGTATGGAACTACATAACTGACATGGAAGTTAGTTGGGGAGAGGCGAGGAAGAGGAAGGCGGAAG TCTTGGTAGCCATGCCGTCAGTGATGGAGCGCTCAGGATCTGGAGTTCTGTCCCGCAGCAGGGCAAAAACAGCAACCAATGGCAACAGTCAACATACTGATGAGGAGAGCAGTGATGAAGAACATTCACATG ACAGCATGATTCGTGTGGGAGCAGACTACCAAGCACCGATTCCAGAGTACAAGCCAG AGCTTGAACCTGACTACAGTGAGAAAGACCAGAGAAGCATGCTTGTGTGGTCACCTAACAGCCAAGTGTCTGATGCAATGT TGGATGAATACATCTTAATGGCCAAAGAGAAGCATGGATATAATATGGAACAG TCTTTGGGCATGTTGCTCTGGCACAAGCATGATGTGGAGAAGTCTTTGGCTGACCTGGCCAACTTCACGCCCTTTCCTGATGAGTGGACCGTGGAGGATAAGGTGCTGTTTGAGCAGGCGTTCAGTTTCCACGGCAAAAGTTTCCACCGCATCCAACAGATG CTGCCAGATAAGATGATCTCAAGTCTGGTGAAGTACTACTACTCCTGGAAGAAGACTCGGACTCGCACCAGTGTCATGGACCGGCAGGCCCGCAAACTCgttagcaagagagagaaagatgacag TAATGATGAGGTAGAAGAAGGAGACCAAGGAAGTGACAGTGACTTTGAGATCGACACCAAAAAGGAG cTTAAGCTGAGCTCTGGTGCTGGAGGAGGCAGTGAGAGGAGCTCTGGGAGGTCAGGGCCCACACGCAAAGAGAGCCAGGGGGCTCAGTACCGGCACCATCCACTGAGGGCACGCCGCAGACCTCCAAAGGGCATGCACCTGGACCAGGAAGACATCGTCTCCCTGTCGGCCTCCACCGAGTCAGGAACCATCTCAAACCGCCAGCTCGACACCCAGCTAGTGTCTCTCAAGAGACAG GTTCAAAGTATCAAGCAAGCAAACAGTGTCCAAAAACGAAGTTTGGTAGATGGTATTGAAGCCATGAGACCTGCTGAG CCCACTCTTAAGATTAACTCCCGCTGGACCACAGAGGAACAGCTCCTGGCTGTACAGG CTGTTAGAAGATATGGTAAAGACTTTGCCGCCATAGCTGACGTGATTGGGAACAAGACCGCAGGCCAGGTAAGCTCATTCTTCGTCAGCTACCGCCGCCGCTTCAATCTGGAGGAAGTACTGCGAGAATGGCAGGCAGAACAGGAAGTGCTGCAGGAGAGCAGCGAGTCCATGAAGGACCTGAATGGGACAGTAGGAGTGGAAGAGGATGAG ACTAAGAGGGACAGCGCGTCCCCTGCAGACTCTGGCAGTCCAATTCCTTCCTCTGAAGTAGCCAGTAACTCTAGCCAGTCTTCTCCTCCTCTTACCCAACCCCCACCCTTACTACGCCCGACTCCCCCCAGCGCACCCCCAAGCCTGTTGCGCCAACCTCCTCCTCTTCAAACGCGCCCCCTCCAGACCCGAAATCCACACAACCATCCTCCACCGCCGCTTATCCGCCCCGCAGTAGCCTCATCCCATCACCAGAGCGGCTTGAGGAACTCCGTCAGTTCCTCTGCGGCTTCCAGCGTGCAGCTGCCTCCCTCGTTGATGGGGCTCAAAGTGGAGTCCCCACACTCCCACTGA
- the rcor2 gene encoding REST corepressor 2 isoform X2: MPSVMERSGSGVLSRSRAKTATNGNSQHTDEESSDEEHSHDSMIRVGADYQAPIPEYKPELEPDYSEKDQRSMLVWSPNSQVSDAMLDEYILMAKEKHGYNMEQSLGMLLWHKHDVEKSLADLANFTPFPDEWTVEDKVLFEQAFSFHGKSFHRIQQMLPDKMISSLVKYYYSWKKTRTRTSVMDRQARKLVSKREKDDSNDEVEEGDQGSDSDFEIDTKKELKLSSGAGGGSERSSGRSGPTRKESQGAQYRHHPLRARRRPPKGMHLDQEDIVSLSASTESGTISNRQLDTQLVSLKRQVQSIKQANSVQKRSLVDGIEAMRPAEPTLKINSRWTTEEQLLAVQAVRRYGKDFAAIADVIGNKTAGQVSSFFVSYRRRFNLEEVLREWQAEQEVLQESSESMKDLNGTVGVEEDETKRDSASPADSGSPIPSSEVASNSSQSSPPLTQPPPLLRPTPPSAPPSLLRQPPPLQTRPLQTRNPHNHPPPPLIRPAVASSHHQSGLRNSVSSSAASSVQLPPSLMGLKVESPHSH; this comes from the exons ATGCCGTCAGTGATGGAGCGCTCAGGATCTGGAGTTCTGTCCCGCAGCAGGGCAAAAACAGCAACCAATGGCAACAGTCAACATACTGATGAGGAGAGCAGTGATGAAGAACATTCACATG ACAGCATGATTCGTGTGGGAGCAGACTACCAAGCACCGATTCCAGAGTACAAGCCAG AGCTTGAACCTGACTACAGTGAGAAAGACCAGAGAAGCATGCTTGTGTGGTCACCTAACAGCCAAGTGTCTGATGCAATGT TGGATGAATACATCTTAATGGCCAAAGAGAAGCATGGATATAATATGGAACAG TCTTTGGGCATGTTGCTCTGGCACAAGCATGATGTGGAGAAGTCTTTGGCTGACCTGGCCAACTTCACGCCCTTTCCTGATGAGTGGACCGTGGAGGATAAGGTGCTGTTTGAGCAGGCGTTCAGTTTCCACGGCAAAAGTTTCCACCGCATCCAACAGATG CTGCCAGATAAGATGATCTCAAGTCTGGTGAAGTACTACTACTCCTGGAAGAAGACTCGGACTCGCACCAGTGTCATGGACCGGCAGGCCCGCAAACTCgttagcaagagagagaaagatgacag TAATGATGAGGTAGAAGAAGGAGACCAAGGAAGTGACAGTGACTTTGAGATCGACACCAAAAAGGAG cTTAAGCTGAGCTCTGGTGCTGGAGGAGGCAGTGAGAGGAGCTCTGGGAGGTCAGGGCCCACACGCAAAGAGAGCCAGGGGGCTCAGTACCGGCACCATCCACTGAGGGCACGCCGCAGACCTCCAAAGGGCATGCACCTGGACCAGGAAGACATCGTCTCCCTGTCGGCCTCCACCGAGTCAGGAACCATCTCAAACCGCCAGCTCGACACCCAGCTAGTGTCTCTCAAGAGACAG GTTCAAAGTATCAAGCAAGCAAACAGTGTCCAAAAACGAAGTTTGGTAGATGGTATTGAAGCCATGAGACCTGCTGAG CCCACTCTTAAGATTAACTCCCGCTGGACCACAGAGGAACAGCTCCTGGCTGTACAGG CTGTTAGAAGATATGGTAAAGACTTTGCCGCCATAGCTGACGTGATTGGGAACAAGACCGCAGGCCAGGTAAGCTCATTCTTCGTCAGCTACCGCCGCCGCTTCAATCTGGAGGAAGTACTGCGAGAATGGCAGGCAGAACAGGAAGTGCTGCAGGAGAGCAGCGAGTCCATGAAGGACCTGAATGGGACAGTAGGAGTGGAAGAGGATGAG ACTAAGAGGGACAGCGCGTCCCCTGCAGACTCTGGCAGTCCAATTCCTTCCTCTGAAGTAGCCAGTAACTCTAGCCAGTCTTCTCCTCCTCTTACCCAACCCCCACCCTTACTACGCCCGACTCCCCCCAGCGCACCCCCAAGCCTGTTGCGCCAACCTCCTCCTCTTCAAACGCGCCCCCTCCAGACCCGAAATCCACACAACCATCCTCCACCGCCGCTTATCCGCCCCGCAGTAGCCTCATCCCATCACCAGAGCGGCTTGAGGAACTCCGTCAGTTCCTCTGCGGCTTCCAGCGTGCAGCTGCCTCCCTCGTTGATGGGGCTCAAAGTGGAGTCCCCACACTCCCACTGA
- the naa40 gene encoding N-alpha-acetyltransferase 40 isoform X3 — protein sequence MGRKSNRAKEKKQRRLEERAAMDAVCAKVVAANKLEDPLSAFPVFKKYDRNGLNLEIECKRVTALSPITVEWAYELTRANVQTLYEQSEWGWKEREKREELKDERAWYLLARDAESAPVAFSHFRFDVECGDEVLYCYELQLESKVRRKGLGKFLVQILQLIANSTQMKKVMLTVFKHNHGAYQFFREALHPPR from the exons ATGGGG AGAAAGTCAAACAGAGCGAAGGAGAAGAAGCAGAGGAGGCTTGAAGAAAGAGCAGCTATGGATGCTGTGTGTGCTAAAGTGGTTGCAGCCAATAAG CTTGAAGATCCACTGTCGGCTTTTCCAGTGTTCAAAAAGTATGACAGAAACGG GTTAAATCTGGAGATTGAGTGTAAACGGGTGACTGCACTGTCTCCCATCACTGTGGAGTGGGCCTATGAGCTGACCAGAGCCAACGTACAGACATT ATATGAACAGAGTGAGTGGGGATGgaaggagagggagaaaagGGAGGAGTTGAAGGATGAGAGAGCATGGTATCTCCTGGCTCGTGATGCCGAATCAGCCCCTGTTGCTTTCTCTCATTTTCGATTCGATGTCGAATGTGGCGATGAGGTGTTGTATTG tTATGAACTCCAGTTGGAGAGCAAGGTCAGGCGGAAAGGTCTGGGAAAATTTCTCGTCCAGATCCTGCAGCTCATTGCCAACAG TACACAAATGAAAAAGGTCATGTTGACCGTTTTCAAACACAACCACGGAGCCTACCAGTTTTTCCGGGAGGCCTTACA TCCTCCAAGATAG
- the naa40 gene encoding N-alpha-acetyltransferase 40 isoform X2, giving the protein MDAVCAKVVAANKLEDPLSAFPVFKKYDRNGLNLEIECKRVTALSPITVEWAYELTRANVQTLYEQSEWGWKEREKREELKDERAWYLLARDAESAPVAFSHFRFDVECGDEVLYCYELQLESKVRRKGLGKFLVQILQLIANSTQMKKVMLTVFKHNHGAYQFFREALQFEIDETSPSMSGCCGDEYSYEILSRRTKYGEVSGHAHAGGHCGGCCH; this is encoded by the exons ATGGATGCTGTGTGTGCTAAAGTGGTTGCAGCCAATAAG CTTGAAGATCCACTGTCGGCTTTTCCAGTGTTCAAAAAGTATGACAGAAACGG GTTAAATCTGGAGATTGAGTGTAAACGGGTGACTGCACTGTCTCCCATCACTGTGGAGTGGGCCTATGAGCTGACCAGAGCCAACGTACAGACATT ATATGAACAGAGTGAGTGGGGATGgaaggagagggagaaaagGGAGGAGTTGAAGGATGAGAGAGCATGGTATCTCCTGGCTCGTGATGCCGAATCAGCCCCTGTTGCTTTCTCTCATTTTCGATTCGATGTCGAATGTGGCGATGAGGTGTTGTATTG tTATGAACTCCAGTTGGAGAGCAAGGTCAGGCGGAAAGGTCTGGGAAAATTTCTCGTCCAGATCCTGCAGCTCATTGCCAACAG TACACAAATGAAAAAGGTCATGTTGACCGTTTTCAAACACAACCACGGAGCCTACCAGTTTTTCCGGGAGGCCTTACA ATTTGAGATTGACGAAACTTCACCCAGCATGTCAGGTTGCTGTGGAGATGAGTACTCGTACGAGATTTTGAGTCGACGGACAAAATACGGCGAGGTGTCGGGTCATGCGCATGCTGGCGGCCACTGTGGAGGCTGCTGCCATTAG
- the naa40 gene encoding N-alpha-acetyltransferase 40 isoform X1, with protein sequence MGRKSNRAKEKKQRRLEERAAMDAVCAKVVAANKLEDPLSAFPVFKKYDRNGLNLEIECKRVTALSPITVEWAYELTRANVQTLYEQSEWGWKEREKREELKDERAWYLLARDAESAPVAFSHFRFDVECGDEVLYCYELQLESKVRRKGLGKFLVQILQLIANSTQMKKVMLTVFKHNHGAYQFFREALQFEIDETSPSMSGCCGDEYSYEILSRRTKYGEVSGHAHAGGHCGGCCH encoded by the exons ATGGGG AGAAAGTCAAACAGAGCGAAGGAGAAGAAGCAGAGGAGGCTTGAAGAAAGAGCAGCTATGGATGCTGTGTGTGCTAAAGTGGTTGCAGCCAATAAG CTTGAAGATCCACTGTCGGCTTTTCCAGTGTTCAAAAAGTATGACAGAAACGG GTTAAATCTGGAGATTGAGTGTAAACGGGTGACTGCACTGTCTCCCATCACTGTGGAGTGGGCCTATGAGCTGACCAGAGCCAACGTACAGACATT ATATGAACAGAGTGAGTGGGGATGgaaggagagggagaaaagGGAGGAGTTGAAGGATGAGAGAGCATGGTATCTCCTGGCTCGTGATGCCGAATCAGCCCCTGTTGCTTTCTCTCATTTTCGATTCGATGTCGAATGTGGCGATGAGGTGTTGTATTG tTATGAACTCCAGTTGGAGAGCAAGGTCAGGCGGAAAGGTCTGGGAAAATTTCTCGTCCAGATCCTGCAGCTCATTGCCAACAG TACACAAATGAAAAAGGTCATGTTGACCGTTTTCAAACACAACCACGGAGCCTACCAGTTTTTCCGGGAGGCCTTACA ATTTGAGATTGACGAAACTTCACCCAGCATGTCAGGTTGCTGTGGAGATGAGTACTCGTACGAGATTTTGAGTCGACGGACAAAATACGGCGAGGTGTCGGGTCATGCGCATGCTGGCGGCCACTGTGGAGGCTGCTGCCATTAG